The sequence below is a genomic window from Photobacterium atrarenae.
CATGGCGCAAATTTGTGGCCGTACCGATGCCGCGCTGAAAGCTGAGCTGGGCTCTCGCCTGGACAGCCCTCGCCTGCGCATCACCGAAGCGGTGTGTAAAGGTGCCGTGGATACGTCAGAGAAACTGAACGCGCCGCTGATCGTGGTCGCGACAGAAGCCGGTAAGTCTGCCCGCTCTGTGCGTAAGTACTTCCCGACCGCGAACATCCTGGCCGTGACGACGAACCCGAAAACTGCCGCCCAGCTAACGCTGACCAAAGGGGTGACGCCAGTGGTTGTGGACGCGATCGAAAACACCGACGCTTTCTATGCCCGCGGCAAAGAGCTGGCGCTGGAAACCGGCCTGGGTGCCAAAGGCGATATCGTGGTGATGGTCTCCGGTGCACTGGTTCCTTCAGGCACGACCAACACCGCGTCTGTTCACGTCCTGTAATTTCAGCCGATGTGAACCTGCAGCATTGAGAACGGGAGCCGGTCGGCTCCCGTTTTTTATTGCAACGCAACAGCTCCTACCTCTCGCGGAACGCTCACAGAACACCGCTTTATCTATCGCCCTGTCAATCTATCAACTGTATACTCAACCTGTAGCAAAATTCCCCAAAGGTATCGCGAATCGCTGATATCCTCGACGATATTGCCGTCAAGCGACCACCACACTTGCTACCTGTACCCCCTCCGGCACCGACGCCGGGTGAAAAAACGAGAACAATGAGGATACATGTGTCTAGCCCGACGTTAACCAATAAAGTCATGGAAATGATCCGGCAGGATATTTTGCTGGGCGAGCTTGCGCCCGGGCAAAAGCTTGTCGTTGCCGAGCTCAAAGCGCGATACGACGTCGGAGCCTCTCCGATCCGGGAAGCCCTGGTCCAGCTATCGTGGAAGAAGTATGTCATCTTTGCGCCGCAAAAAGGCTGCTGGGTCGCACCGGTCTCGGTGGCCGAACTGGAAGAGCTGTTCGAAGCCAGTCAGCTCCTGACCCAAACACTGCTCTCCCAGGCCATCGACCAAGGTGGTGAAGCCTGGGAGCTGAACATCCTGACCAGCTTCCATAAACTCAGCCGCCTCAACCCGGCCGAGCAGGATATCGACTTCAACGAATGGGAAAAGCGCCACAGTGAGTTTCATCTCGCCTTACTCGACGGCAGCCAGTCGACCGTGATGCTCGAGTTGTATCGCGAAGTCTACGAGCAGATTGAACGTTACCGCCATATCTGGGCCAGCCAGACCCGTTGCTACGAAGAACACTACCACAATCACGGCGAGCATGAGGCCATGATGAAAGCCGTGCTGAGCCGGGATATCCAAACCGCCCAGACGCTGCTGCGCAATCACTCGCAGCGGGCCATCGAGATGATCAAGACCTACCTCTGATCGTGCTCAGCATTTCCCACCATGGGTGAAATTACCAGAAAATTTCCTTATGGTGGGTGTTGAGCAGCAACACTGCCAACAGAAAATACAACGCGCTGACCTGAAATCCCAGCAAGAACAACCCCAGCGTTGTCAGCCGAACCAGAAACTTATTGACCATGACTGCACACCTTTCCTGCACTGCACATGCGTGCGACACCTATTAGACTTTAGTCGAATATGGCACAGCTTTCCGGCGCAAAAATCAGATACCGGAGTATAAGATTTCCGGGATCAAAACAGCCCGGCTCAGGGAGAACTGAGCCGGGCTGTTCAATCCAAAAAGGTGTCTTGCGATCAGGCTTTCAGCGCACGCTCGCCGCGGGCAATCCCAACCACGCCACTGCGGGCCACCTCTATGATGTCCGTCGCTTCAGCCACCGCGGCAATAAAGGCATCCAGCTTGTCGCTGGTGCCGGCCAGCTGAATGGTGTAGATCTGAGCCGTCACATCGACAATCTGGCCGCGGAAGATATCTGCTGTGCGTTTGACTTCCGCCCGGGCAAAGCCGCTGGCTTTGACCTTCACCAGCATCAGCTCCCGCTCCACATGCTCGGTTTCCGTCACATTGCTGACCTTGAGAATATCGATCAGCTTATGCAGCTGTTTCTCGATTTGCTCCAGGGCCGCGTCATTTTCAACATTGGTGGTAATGTTGAGCCGCGACAGTGTTGGGTCGTCGGTCGGTGCGACCGTCAATGATTCAATGTTATAGCCACGCTGAGAGAATAAGCCAACTACCCGTGACAATGCGCCCGATTCATTTTCCAGTAAGACCGATATAATTCTGCGCATTATGTTCTCTCCGTTTTACTTAGCCACATTTCACTCATCGAACCACCCCGGATCAACATCGGGTACACGTGTTCGGTTTCATCCACACTGATGTCGATAAACACCAGCTTGTCTTTCATCGCCAGTGCCTTTTCCAGTTCGCTTTCCAGCTTGGCCGGATCGGAAATCCGAACCCCGACATGGCCGTAAGCTTCGGCAATCGCGGCGAAATCCGGCACCGAATCCATATAGGAATGCGAGTGGCGGCCCTGGTAAATCATATCCTGCCACTGTTTCACCATTCCCAGGAAGCGATTATTCAGATTGATGATCTTCACCGGAATGTCGTACTGCAGCGCCGTCGACAGCTCCTGGATATTCATCTGGATGCTGCCGTCACCGGTCACACACACCACCTCGGCATCCGGCAGGGCAAACTTCACGCCCATGGCCGCCGGCAGGCCGAAGCCCATGGTGCCGAGACCACCGGAGTTGATCCAGCGGCGCGGTTTATCAAACGGGTAGTACAGGGCGGCAAACATCTGATGCTGGCCGACATCGGAGGCGACATACGCCTCGCCATCGGTCAGCTTGTGCAGCACTTCGATCACCTGCTGCGGTTTAATCCGCTCGTTATCCGTGGCATAGCTCAGGCATTTGCGGGCACGCCAGGATTCAATCTCACTCCACCAGCTGTCAATCGCCTCACCATCGTTGCTGCTGTCCTGCTCGTCGAGCATCTTCAGCATGCTACTCAGCACCGCTTCAGCCGAGCCGACAATCGGAATATCTGCCGCAATCGTTTTTGAGATCGAAGACGGGTCAATATCAATGTGCATCACCGTGGCATTCGGGCAGTACTTGGCAACGTTATTGGTGGTCCGATCGTCAAAGCGTACCCCGACCCCGAAGATCAGATCTGAGTTATGCATGGTCATATTGGCTTCATAGGTACCGTGCATCCCCAGCATCCCCAGGCTGTTGTGGTGGGTGCCCGGGAAGGCGCCCAGCCCCATCAGGGTACTGACCACCGGCAGGTTGAGCCGCTCGGCCAACTGCAGCAGTTGTTCGCCGCATTCCGCCATAATCGCGCCGCCGCCGACATACAACACCGGCTTCTTGGCAGACAGCAAGGCCCGCAGCCCGCGCTTGATCTGTCCCTTGTGCCCCTGAGTGGTCGGATTGTACGAGCGCATCGCGATCGACTCGGGGTATTTGTACGGGTAGGTTTCTGCCGGGTTCAGCATATCTTTCGGGATATCAATCACCACCGGGCCCGGACGGCCGCTGGCAGCAATATAGAAGGCTTTTTTGACAATTTCCGGAATGTCTTCCGGGTTCTGCACCAGGAAGCTGTGTTTGACGACCGGGCGGGAGATCCCCACCATGTCACACTCCTGGAAGGCATCATTACCAATCAGGTTACTCATCACCTGACCGGAAAACACGACCATCGGAATGGAGTCCATGTACGCGGTGGCAATCCCGGTCACGGCGTTAGTCGCACCGGGACCTGAGGTCACCAGCACCACCCCGACTTCCCCGGTTGCCCGGGCGTAGCCATCGGCCATGTGGACTGCAGCTTGCTCGTGGCGAACGAGCACGTGCTCAATATCACTTTTTTCATGCAGTGCATCGTAAATATCCAGCACTGAACCGCCAGGGTATCCGAAGATATGTTTTACGCCTTGATCAATCATGGACCGCACGATCATCTCGGCGCCGGACAACATTTCCATATTTTCTGCCTCCAGGTCGTGTATACCACCCCATATAGCTAATTCTTCCGTTCGTTTCCGGGGCGTACCTGCATGGTGCAGAACAGCCGGAGGAGATGGCCAGCCCGACACGTGGCAGTTGGGTAGCACGACCGCAGAAAGCAAGCGGAGAAAATACCGGGCGGGAAGATCCCTCACCAACACCAGCATTCATTCAATTAGCTATACGGGTTGATATCACATAGTTAGGGCTTATTTTTAGCCTAAGTTGAAATCATTTTCGTCTCTTCTATGTTCGCCGGCGTCAGTCATAACAAACGCCGGTAACCCGAAACAACTGTAACGTTTTTTTATCAACCAAGTCTATCGGTCCAAACCAGTTCACAGTATTCCTCTGCAACGTGATGAATTCCGACCAATTCCTTCGGCAGGGATTCCATCGCACAAAGATCATACACTGGGAATACGGCAATATTGAGAGAATCACGCTATGGGAAATGCACAGGACGTGCTGAATCGGAAGTTGGCAGCGCGGGAGACTACGCCATCAGAGGCGCGCTCATACCACGCCGGCAGGTGCCCGGCGTGGTTAATTAAGACATGGGATCGGTTAATGCGGACGCGGCGAGCGCTTATGGCTCTCTTCGTACATTTCCTCAATTTGCTGATGGTAGCGATCCTGGATCACTTTCCGCCGCAACTTCTGGGTCGGGGTCAACTCGCCCTGATCCATCGAAAAGGCCTTCGGTAGCAGGGTAAATTTCTTCACCTGCTCAAAGCGAGCCAGATCTTTTTGCAACTCAACCACCCGCTTTTCAATCAGCTCAATGATCTGGGTGTGCTTGATCAGCTCCAGCCGGTCCTGATACTTAATATTGAGTTCGCGGGCGTGGGCTTCCAGGGTTTCGAAACACGGTACGATCAGCGCCGAGACAAACTTGCGGGTATCGGCGATCACCGCGATCTGCTCAATGAAGTGATCTTTACCAATCGCTCCTTCGATGACCTGCGGGGCGATATATTTCCCGCCCGAGGTCTTCATCAGCTCCTTGATCCGATCGGTAATGAACAGGTTACCATGCTCGTCGAAGTGACCGGCATCACCGGTTTTAAGGAAGCCATCTGCAGTAAAGTTTTTGGCCGTTTCTTCCGGCATATTGTAGTAGCCGCGCATCACCATCGGCCCGCGCACCAGGATCTCGTTATTCTCGCCGATCTTCACTTCCGCACCCGGCATCGGCATCCCGATCGAATCGGGGTTAAAGCACTGATCGTCCCAGCAGGACACCGTGGCCGTGGTTTCGGTCATCCCGTACCCCAGCTTGACGTTGATCCCGATAGCATGGAAGAAACGGCCAATACTTTCATCCAGCTTGGCGCCGCCACATGGCATAAACTTAATGTTCCCGCCCAGCAGATCCCGCAGCTTGCTCAGCACCAGCTTGTCGGCCAGGTTGTAACTCTTTTGCAGCAGCCAGGACGGCGGGCGACACTCCTGACGCGCCAGCGCCATCCGCGCGCCCATATTGACCGCCCAGGTAAACATTACCTTCCGGTGCAGCGGCGCCCGGGAGACCTTGTCGTGGACCGCAGAGTAAATTTTCTCATATACCCGCGGCACGGCAGCCATCACATTCGGCTTCACCGCCGGCAAGGCCGTTTTGAGCTGATTGGTATCCGACAGGTAGCAGTTGATGCCGCCCCGGTGCAGGACATAAAAGGTCCAGGCGCGCTCGAACACGTGCGAGAGCGGCAAAAAGCACAACGAGGTATCCCCTTCATCCAGGGCCAGCTTCTGATCATGGGACTCGATCTGCGAGGCTACGTTGGCATAATCGAGCATCACCCCTTTCGGCGTCCCTGTGGTGCCCGAGGTATAGATCAGGGTCAGCAGATCGTCCATCCGGATCTCGTCCAGACGCCGGGCCAGCACCGCCACATCCGCCTGCGGCGCATAAGTGTCGATAAAGTCGCGGTAATGGCACACCAGCGGGTGATCAGCCAGCACCACGCTCTCGTCCATCACCACGATGCGCTCGAGCTGCGGGCAGTCGTCGGCCAGTGCCAGCGCTGCATCATGCTGCGCCTGCTCGCCGACAAACAACACCCGGACATCGGCATCATTGAGGATGTAAGCCGCCTGCTGCGGGGTGTTGGTCGGGTAAATCGGCACCGTGACACAACGGTTATACAGGGTGGCGAAATCAGCGATGGTCCAGCGCGGCATGTTGTTGGAAAAGATCGCGACCTTGTCCTGAACCTTTAGTCCCTGACCGGCCAGCGCCAGTGCCAGTTGGTGGATCTGCGCCCCGAATTCGCGCCAGCTGATATCCAGCCATTGGCCGGCGGCCTGATGCCGCAAGGCAGCCCGATCGCCCAGCCGGGCAACCTGGGCACGAATTCGATTGACGATATGAAAATCAAGTTTAGCCATAACTACATTCTGCTACTTTGGCTTACACCTGTAAGCTCATGAGAGCTGCGCAGTCTACCGCCGGCAGCAGAAAAGGCAATCAATAACAGGATTCAGGGCACGGTTATGCTGGTCTGATCTCAGTCCAGCCCAGGAAGACAGTCAGAACCGTATAAAGATACACCGCCTTTGCAAAAGTCAGGCAATTAACCAGGGAGATAAAGCGGGGCATGAACCAGCACCGGTTCACGACAAGCGTATTGAGAGTGGCAGGCGATTGTGCTCAGAGAAGGGGCGCCGTCGGGCGCCCGAAAATTCAAAGCATGGAGATCAGGCGGTGGTATCCCCACACACGGTCAGGAGCTGATCGCGCATCCAGATATGGCCTTTGTCTTTTTCCGAGGATTCGTGCCAGCTCAAGTAGCCACTGATATAGGCGTGCTCAAACGGCAAGGGCAGAATATTCAGCTGCAAAGATTCCCGGGCCGACTCAGCCAGCCAGCGCGGCACCACGGCAATCAAATCAGACTGGCCGACCACATACATGATATTGCTCAGGCTGGCCCCCTGGTACGCTTCCTGGAAATGGCTCTGCTGGTGATAAATCCGATCGGCAAACAACTTCACGCCCGGTACCGCAGCAAGCACCGCATGTTTTTCAGCGGCAAAGTCAGCGGCACTGATCGCATCGCCCAGGCGGGGGTGATTACCGGCGGCAATCACCACCAGCTCATCGCTGAACAGCTCAGTGCTGCGAAAACCCGACTCATCAAAGCGGACATAATCGATCACGAAATCAATTTCCTGGTAACGCATTTTCTGCGGCAGCTCAGCATCGAACTCGGCTTCCAGGTGAATCCGCAGGTTGGGTGCCTGTTCGGCAATCTGGTTAAGGATCCGCGGTGCAAAGCGGATATCGGACGGACTGCACACTGCCAGCTTGAACGTACGGCTGGAAGTTTCCGGGGAAAAAATAGACGACGGCAGCTCATTGCGAACCAGCTGCAGCGCCTGGCGGATCGGGCCGAAAATCTGCTTGGCCCGAAGCGTTGGTTGGATCCCGCGGCCATGGCGGATGAACAGTTCATCGTTAAACATCACCTTCAGCCGGGCGACAGCATTACTCACCGCAGGCTGGGACATACCCAGATTTTGCGCCGCCCGGGTGATGTTCTGCTCTTGCATCACCGCATCAAATACTGTCAGCAAATTCAGATCCACGCCACGCAGCGTCGACTCTGCGCCAAATCTATCCGTCGGATGAATGGATGAACTTCTTCGCGTCATTGTTCGCCTCTATTTAAATACCTGCCGGGGAAAGATCCGATACACCCCGGATTCAAGATGAAGAGCGACTCCTTCGCCCTTAAGCACCAGACTGATGCTCGGAGTGAGACAAGTATTATTCAAATAGATTGACGAAACCAATAGGCGAGCGCCGGCAAATGTAAGGAAAAACGAAGCAGATAAGAAAACCTGGAGGTAAATCAATAAAAAACAAATAGATAGAGACAACCTAAAACTATCTAAATCTTTCTTAAACAGGTTGAATGATGTTCAGAACAGGGCTCTCCCCCCTGAAAAACGGCCCCCGCCGTCTGCTGAAGCTGTCGTTCAGAATAGTATTAATAATTGTCGCTGATTGAAAAAAGTCGGCTTTGCTCCGGAACCGAAGGATGAAATTCGGCCATCGCTTCACGCACCATGTCCGGAAATTCCACCTGCTGCCACAGCTGTTGCCATAATTCATCAGACTGATGCCACTCCCCGGCCAGGACCCAGCGGGCAATCGCCAGCGCGACATCCGGAAACACCACCGCCCCGGCCGCATCGCTGTCGAGCCACTGGCGCACGGCAGACGGATCCAGATAGGCCATCGACCGCGCCAGGCCCATTTGTTCCAGCGTCGCCACATTGCTCTGCTGCTCATACTGACCGTGCAGCGGCTTGAGCAGCAACTTTTTCCCCTGCCCAATCGCTTCTGAAGGCAGCTCAAAGCCGCCGTTGGCAATCACCCCGTCACAGCAATGCAGGCGATGATGAAAGCTGTCGCGGTTGAGCGCGCGGATGCTGATATTTTCCAGTTCCTGATCTTCTTTCACCGCCGGATGGTAACAGTAGAAATGGATTTGGGAAAAACGAGTCAGCAGCGCCAGCACCTTGCCCAACTCTTCAAACGGCAGGTAAACCAGAATACTGCCGTCGCTGTCGGCCCTGAGCCCCTGCCTCGGCGGGACGATCGGCGGCAGGATCAGATGGCCGAAGTGATGCCAGTGCAGCCCCAGTTGCTGGGAAGTGGGAGCAAAGTAGCGGGTGATCAGCCGATCCAACCCGGTTTCATCTTTCTTCGGCACCGGGTAAAGAAAGGCACTCTGATGACTGATCCCGATACTGTGCACCTTCTGCCGCCGGGCAGCCCAGGCCGACACCGGCTCGAAGTCGTTGAGCACCACATCATAATCACTGAGATCCAGCTGACGCACATCGCGTACAAACTCCCCCGGCCGGTTATGGGTCAGGGTTTTCCATTGGTTCAGCTGACCGTTTTCCGTTACAAAAGTCAGGCCGCGGCGGGTCTGGAAATCTCCGAAGCAGGCCATATCGAAATATTGCTCTGCGGGGCGACCGGAAAACAGGTAATCCACATCAACGCCAAGCTGGCGACATGCCCGGGCCATCTCCCGCGCCCGTGAAATATGACCGTTCCCGGTCCCCTGAATGCCGTAAAGTATTTTCATAACGCCCCCAACACGAGCTCAAAGCAGACCAGGCCAAGCGCGGCGCCGGCAACAATATCAGTAATAAAGTGAACCCCGAGCAGCACCCGGGACAACCCGACCATCACCGCCCAGGGCCAGACGATCCAGGCAGCCATGGGATAAAAAGTGGTGATGAGTGAAGCCATGATGAAGGCGGCCGCGGTATGGCCGGAAGGCAAGCTGTACTTGTCAGAAGGTTGGATAAAACTGGGCAGCTCGCGGGGGCGTTCCCGTTTGAACATGTTTTTCAGCACCAGGTAGACCGGCAGTTCCAACAGGAAGGCCAGCAACCCGAGCGTCAGCACCTGGACGCCCTGCTGCTTGTCGAACAGCCAGGCCACCAGGCCGAAGGCCACATACAGAGGGCCATCTCCGGAGCGTGACACCGCGCGACTAAAGGTCGCAACCTGACGATTAAACCGGTGGCACAGACAAAGACTTGAAAACGCGGTATCAAAACGCTGTATCGGTGCAAGAACGGTCATGATGAAACCCTTCGCTGACTCAATTATCCCCAGCCTAAAAAAGGGATATGACAAAGCCGTGACGTTTTCAAGGAGCCTCAATGACAAATCCCATCGCCAAGGACCAGAGCCCCGCAGGCCCGCTCAAGCCGATGTCTTCAAGGTTGGTTCTGAGCCCGGCATGGGCTCCGGCCGCGCATCCGGTTGCACCATCATGCCACCCGTCAGCACCGCGACATTATGATCGGCCAGGGCATTGAGCCAGTCCTCATCTAACGTGATCCCATGAAGCCCCAGCAAAGACGGCGGCGCGAGAAACGGGAACACCATCATGCTGATGATCGTCATCTTGGCCATTTCCGGCTCAATCTCCGTGCGCAGCATACCGCGCTCACGCATCTGCTCCAGCATCAGTGACTGGGCGAGCGGGACAATGTCGCGAAAGACCCCCTCGATCGCCTCGCGCTGCACATCCCCGGGCGCCATCATCATCGCGCGGACGATCAGTTTCGGCAGATCCGGATTCGGGCTCATGATCCGATAATAAGTCCGCATCACATCTCCGATACTCTTGACGCCACCCACCGTCACCGCTTTTTGCATCTCCGCCTGGATCGGGGCGATCGACTCCCGCAGCATGGTTTCAAACAAGCCCCCCTTGTTGCCGAAGTAATAGCGGATCAGGGCCACATTCACCTCCGCCCGGCTGGCGACCATCCGGGTCGAAACCTTGGCGTAAGGCAGGGCGACAAACAGTTGCCGGGCGGCGACAATCAGCCGTCCCCTGGCATCAGAGCCTCCCACCGGCCGTCCTGCTTTTCCCGTCATCTGTATGCTCCAATAAATTAATCACTTGATGAATAACATACGCGAACTGGCCCCGGGCGTCGCCCCCCTTTAATTCAACAGCAGCGCCGCAGTGATGAATTTTCCCGAAACGAGCAATGAACGGCTATCCGGCAGCGGAAGGCCGCATCCGCCGCACAGCAAGGTCAGATTAAATGGCCTATTTATCAATGCATTAACCGCACCCACTAAATAATTATTCAATTTATAGTTGACGGTGAACCTGTCTATTTGGTATTCATTTGTTAACCAACTTTGTGGATATTATTGAAAACATGCAAACACGTTTTTCCCTACTCATTAGCCTCCTCCTTATCGTGAACAATCGCGCGGGTAGCTGATGGGTGGAAAACACCACGAAGAATTCAAGAAACCCGCGCAATAGCGCGGGTTTTTTATATCAAGAGCCGGCGCAGCGGATGCAAACACAACAGGCAGGCAACAAAAAGGAAGCAGCCATGAATGATCAGGTCATTATTTTCGACACCACCTTACGTGACGGCGAGCAGGCGCTGTCCGCCAGCTTAACGGTCAGAGAGAAATTGCAAATCGCCTATGCGCTGGAGCGGTTGGGCGTCGATGTGATTGAGGCCGGTTTCCCCGTTTCCTCACCGGGCGACTTTGAATCGGTCCAGACCATCGCCCGGCACATCAAAAACAGCCGGGTCTGCGCCTTGTCCCGCGCGGTGGCCAAAGATATTGATGTTGCAGCCGAATCCCTGAAAGTCGCCGAAGCCTTCCGTATCCACACCTTCATTTCTACCTCAACCATCCACGTTCAGGACAAACTGCGCCGCAGCTATGACGACGTCATCGAGATGGGTGTCGCTGCGGTCAAACGTGCCCGCCAGTACACCGATGATGTCGAGTTCTCCTGTGAAGATGCCGGGCGTACCCCGATTGACAACCTGTGCCGGATGGTCGAAGCGGCGATCAACGCCGGGGCGACCACGGTCAACATCCCGGACACCGTCGGCTACACCCTGCCGAGCGAGTTTGGCGGCATCATCACCCAGCTGTTCAACCGGGTGCCGAATATTGATAAAGCCGTGATTTCCGTCCACTGCCACGACGATTTGGGGATGTCGGTCGCCAACTCCATGGCTGCGGTTCAGGCCGGTGCCCGCCAGGTCGAGGGCACCATCAACGGCATCGGAGAGCGGGCCGGGAACTGCGCCCTGGAAGAGATCGCGATGATCATCAAAACCCGCGCCGAGCTGCTGGGGGTGGAGACCGGCCTCAAGTATGACGAGATCTCCCGCACCAGCAAGCTGGTCAGTCAGCTGTGCAACATGCCGATCCAGGCCAACAAGGCGATTGTCGGTGCCAATGCCTTCAGCCACTCCTCAGGCATTCACCAGGACGGCATGCTGAAGAATAAGAATACTTACGAAATCATGACCCCGGAGTCCATCGGCCTGAAGAATCAGGCGCTGAACCTGACTTCGCGCTCCGGCCGTGCCGCGGTGAAGAGTCACATGGACACCATGGGCTACAACGAGAGCGAGTACGACTTAGATACCCTGTACGCCGACTTCCTGAAGCTGGCTGATCGCAAGGGCCAGGTCTTCGACTACGACTTAGAAGCGTTGATGTATTTCGCCAACCTGCGTGAGGAAGACGATTACTACAAGCTGAACTATCTGAGCGTGCAGTCCGGCAGCGTGATGGCCACCACCAGCATCAAGCTGCAATGTGGTGAAGAAGAGAAATGCGAAGCGGCGGTCGGCAACGGCCCGGTCGACGCCCTCTACCAGTGCATCTACCGCCTGACCGGCTATGAAATCGTGCTGGATAAGTTCGACCTGACCGCCAAGGGCGAAGGCGAAGACGGACTGGGCCAGGCCGATATCATCGCCAACTACAAAGGCCGCAAATACCACGGCACCGGCCTGGCGACCGACATTGTCGAAGCCTCCGGCCAGGCGCTGCTGCACGTGATCAACAGTATTCACCGTGCCGATCAAATTGAACAAATTAAACAAAAATCCCATATGGAGACCGTATAACCATGGCAGGTACTTATCAAATCGCCGTTTTACCCGGTGACGGCATTGGCCCGGAAGTGATGCAGCAAGCCCACAAGGTGCTGGACGCCGTCCAGGACAAGTTTGGCTTCACCTTAAACTGCACCGAATATGATGTCGGCGGCATTGCCATCGACAACCACGGCAGCCCGCTGCCGGAAGCAACCTTAAAAGGCTGTGAAGCTGCCGATGCCGTGCTGTTCGGCTCGGTCGGCGGTCCGAAATGGGAGCACCTGCCGCCCAATGATCAGCCCGAGCGCGGTGCCCTGCTGCCGCTGCGCAAGCACTTCCAGCTGTTCTGTAATCTGCGTCCGGCACAGATCCATGCCGGCCTGGAGCGCTTCTCGCCGTTGCGTGCCGA
It includes:
- a CDS encoding GntR family transcriptional regulator, translated to MEMIRQDILLGELAPGQKLVVAELKARYDVGASPIREALVQLSWKKYVIFAPQKGCWVAPVSVAELEELFEASQLLTQTLLSQAIDQGGEAWELNILTSFHKLSRLNPAEQDIDFNEWEKRHSEFHLALLDGSQSTVMLELYREVYEQIERYRHIWASQTRCYEEHYHNHGEHEAMMKAVLSRDIQTAQTLLRNHSQRAIEMIKTYL
- the ilvN gene encoding acetolactate synthase small subunit; this encodes MRRIISVLLENESGALSRVVGLFSQRGYNIESLTVAPTDDPTLSRLNITTNVENDAALEQIEKQLHKLIDILKVSNVTETEHVERELMLVKVKASGFARAEVKRTADIFRGQIVDVTAQIYTIQLAGTSDKLDAFIAAVAEATDIIEVARSGVVGIARGERALKA
- a CDS encoding acetolactate synthase 3 large subunit; this encodes MEMLSGAEMIVRSMIDQGVKHIFGYPGGSVLDIYDALHEKSDIEHVLVRHEQAAVHMADGYARATGEVGVVLVTSGPGATNAVTGIATAYMDSIPMVVFSGQVMSNLIGNDAFQECDMVGISRPVVKHSFLVQNPEDIPEIVKKAFYIAASGRPGPVVIDIPKDMLNPAETYPYKYPESIAMRSYNPTTQGHKGQIKRGLRALLSAKKPVLYVGGGAIMAECGEQLLQLAERLNLPVVSTLMGLGAFPGTHHNSLGMLGMHGTYEANMTMHNSDLIFGVGVRFDDRTTNNVAKYCPNATVMHIDIDPSSISKTIAADIPIVGSAEAVLSSMLKMLDEQDSSNDGEAIDSWWSEIESWRARKCLSYATDNERIKPQQVIEVLHKLTDGEAYVASDVGQHQMFAALYYPFDKPRRWINSGGLGTMGFGLPAAMGVKFALPDAEVVCVTGDGSIQMNIQELSTALQYDIPVKIINLNNRFLGMVKQWQDMIYQGRHSHSYMDSVPDFAAIAEAYGHVGVRISDPAKLESELEKALAMKDKLVFIDISVDETEHVYPMLIRGGSMSEMWLSKTERT
- a CDS encoding AMP-dependent synthetase/ligase is translated as MAKLDFHIVNRIRAQVARLGDRAALRHQAAGQWLDISWREFGAQIHQLALALAGQGLKVQDKVAIFSNNMPRWTIADFATLYNRCVTVPIYPTNTPQQAAYILNDADVRVLFVGEQAQHDAALALADDCPQLERIVVMDESVVLADHPLVCHYRDFIDTYAPQADVAVLARRLDEIRMDDLLTLIYTSGTTGTPKGVMLDYANVASQIESHDQKLALDEGDTSLCFLPLSHVFERAWTFYVLHRGGINCYLSDTNQLKTALPAVKPNVMAAVPRVYEKIYSAVHDKVSRAPLHRKVMFTWAVNMGARMALARQECRPPSWLLQKSYNLADKLVLSKLRDLLGGNIKFMPCGGAKLDESIGRFFHAIGINVKLGYGMTETTATVSCWDDQCFNPDSIGMPMPGAEVKIGENNEILVRGPMVMRGYYNMPEETAKNFTADGFLKTGDAGHFDEHGNLFITDRIKELMKTSGGKYIAPQVIEGAIGKDHFIEQIAVIADTRKFVSALIVPCFETLEAHARELNIKYQDRLELIKHTQIIELIEKRVVELQKDLARFEQVKKFTLLPKAFSMDQGELTPTQKLRRKVIQDRYHQQIEEMYEESHKRSPRPH
- the leuO gene encoding transcriptional regulator LeuO, with translation MTRRSSSIHPTDRFGAESTLRGVDLNLLTVFDAVMQEQNITRAAQNLGMSQPAVSNAVARLKVMFNDELFIRHGRGIQPTLRAKQIFGPIRQALQLVRNELPSSIFSPETSSRTFKLAVCSPSDIRFAPRILNQIAEQAPNLRIHLEAEFDAELPQKMRYQEIDFVIDYVRFDESGFRSTELFSDELVVIAAGNHPRLGDAISAADFAAEKHAVLAAVPGVKLFADRIYHQQSHFQEAYQGASLSNIMYVVGQSDLIAVVPRWLAESARESLQLNILPLPFEHAYISGYLSWHESSEKDKGHIWMRDQLLTVCGDTTA
- a CDS encoding MJ1255/VC2487 family glycosyltransferase, which codes for MKILYGIQGTGNGHISRAREMARACRQLGVDVDYLFSGRPAEQYFDMACFGDFQTRRGLTFVTENGQLNQWKTLTHNRPGEFVRDVRQLDLSDYDVVLNDFEPVSAWAARRQKVHSIGISHQSAFLYPVPKKDETGLDRLITRYFAPTSQQLGLHWHHFGHLILPPIVPPRQGLRADSDGSILVYLPFEELGKVLALLTRFSQIHFYCYHPAVKEDQELENISIRALNRDSFHHRLHCCDGVIANGGFELPSEAIGQGKKLLLKPLHGQYEQQSNVATLEQMGLARSMAYLDPSAVRQWLDSDAAGAVVFPDVALAIARWVLAGEWHQSDELWQQLWQQVEFPDMVREAMAEFHPSVPEQSRLFSISDNY
- a CDS encoding phosphatase PAP2 family protein — its product is MTVLAPIQRFDTAFSSLCLCHRFNRQVATFSRAVSRSGDGPLYVAFGLVAWLFDKQQGVQVLTLGLLAFLLELPVYLVLKNMFKRERPRELPSFIQPSDKYSLPSGHTAAAFIMASLITTFYPMAAWIVWPWAVMVGLSRVLLGVHFITDIVAGAALGLVCFELVLGAL
- a CDS encoding TetR/AcrR family transcriptional regulator produces the protein MTGKAGRPVGGSDARGRLIVAARQLFVALPYAKVSTRMVASRAEVNVALIRYYFGNKGGLFETMLRESIAPIQAEMQKAVTVGGVKSIGDVMRTYYRIMSPNPDLPKLIVRAMMMAPGDVQREAIEGVFRDIVPLAQSLMLEQMRERGMLRTEIEPEMAKMTIISMMVFPFLAPPSLLGLHGITLDEDWLNALADHNVAVLTGGMMVQPDARPEPMPGSEPTLKTSA